The Helianthus annuus cultivar XRQ/B chromosome 16, HanXRQr2.0-SUNRISE, whole genome shotgun sequence genome includes a window with the following:
- the LOC110914950 gene encoding glyceraldehyde-3-phosphate dehydrogenase, cytosolic: MGKIKIGINGFGRIGRLVARVALQRDDVELVAVNDPFISVDYMTYMFKYDSVHGAWKHHELKVKDEKTILFGEKPVTVFGSRNPEEIPWAQTGAEYVVESTGVFTDKDKAAAHLKGGAKKVIISAPSKDAPMFVVGVNEKEYTSDLHIVSNASCTTNCLAPLAKVINDRFGIVEGLMTTVHSITATQKTVDGPSSKDWRGGRAASFNIIPSSTGAAKAVGKVLPQLNGKLTGMSFRVPTVDVSVVDLTVRLEKAATYDEIKAAIKEESEGKLKGILGYTDEDLVSTDFVGDSRSSIFDAKAGIALNKNFVKLVAWYDNEWGYSSRVVDLIVHMASVK, encoded by the exons ATGG GCAAGATCAAGATCGGAATCAACG ggtTTGGAAGAATCGGTCGATTAGTTGCTAGAGTAGCTTTACAGAGAGATGATGTTGAACTGGTTGCTGTTAACGATCCCTTTATCTCCGTCGACTACATG acGTATATGTTTAAGTATGACAGTGTTCATGGTGCATGGAAGCACCATGAGCTCAAAGTTAAGGACGAGAAAACTATTCTTTTCGGTGAGAAGCCCGTGACTGTTTTTGGTTCAAG GAACCCAGAAGAGATCCCATGGGCTCAAACTGGAGCCGAATACGTCGTCGAATCCACCGGAGTTTTTACTGACAAGGACAAAGCCGCTGCTCATCTCAAG GGTGGTGCTAAGAAGGTGATCATCTCTGCCCCGAGTAAGGATGCCCCCATGTTTGTTGTGGGTGTGAACGAGAAGGAATACACCTCAGACCTTCACATCGTTTCAAACGCCAGCTGTACCACCAACTGCCTTGCCCCTCTTGCCAAG GTTATAAATGATAGGTTTGGTATTGTTGAGGGTCTTATGACCACTGTGCATTCCATCACTG CTACACAGAAGACTGTCGATGGGCCATCATCCAAAGACTGGAGAGGTGGAAGGGCTGCTTCATTCAACATCATTCCTAGCAGCACTGGTGCCGCCAAG GCTGTAGGAAAAGTGCTCCCACAATTGAACGGGAAGTTGACCGGAATGTCATTCCGGGTCCCGACTGTTGACGTCTCGGTTGTTGATCTGACCGTGAGGCTGGAAAAGGCTGCCACCTATGATGAAATCAAAGCTGCTATCAA GGAGGAATCTGAAGGGAAATTGAAGGGTATCTTGGGTTACACTGATGAGGATCTGGTATCCACAGACTTTGTGGGAGACAGCAG GTCCAGCATATTCGACGCCAAGGCTGGGATCGCCTTGAATAAGAATTTTGTGAAGCTTGTTGCGTGGTACGATAACGAGTGGGGTTACAGTTCTCGTGTCGTTGACTTGATCGTTCACATGGCATCTGTGAAGTAA
- the LOC110917537 gene encoding uncharacterized protein LOC110917537 — translation MNGKGGYCIAKYGGGGMYGFSKVDSIMLKFRPIAPKPVTTELASSAGDEYVKCGRGKRKYVRVNKIIRKKKDNFKRCGGEKKKLKTSPPAPAVVTLPLLPETPDRKENEPRVKYENKVNFSGSFSDPLVSPVQQNKKLPVWLCFSNMTQPSVVRRPQVVSNVTVECVTDTWVDTEGCTDEERVMSMEKDTCPGFISDGEDRVVWTNKAYRQMAGGDDITVVLVRKDKRTLTYPAFTCKVRVQQTPSPTLTLPCDVWRMGRGACAWRLDVKAALSLGR, via the coding sequence ATGAACGGTAAAGGCGGTTATTGTATAGCCAAGTATGGTGGTGGAGGGATGTATGGCTTCTCTAAGGTGGATAGCATAATGCTCAAGTTTAGGCCGATCGCGCCAAAACCGGTTACGACCGAGTTGGCTTCGTCTGCCGGGGATGAGTATGTTAAATGTGGAAGAGGTAAGAGAAAGTATGTTAGGGTTAACAAGATTATTAGAAAGAAAAAAGATAATTTTAAGAGATGTGGTGGTGAGAAAAAAAAGTTGAAAACGTCACCACCAGCACCAGCGGTGGTAACGCTTCCTTTGCTGCCAGAGACACCAGATCGGAAAGAGAACGAACCACGGGTTAAATATGAAAATAAGGTTAACTTTAGCGGTTCGTTCTCAGATCCTCTGGTATCTCCTGTGCAGCAAAATAAGAAACTACCGGTGTGGTTGTGCTTTAGCAACATGACACAACCGTCAGTGGTTCGACGACCACAAGTGGTGTCGAATGTGACGGTGGAATGCGTAACTGACACGTGGGTGGATACGGAAGGTTGTACGGACGAGGAAAGAGTGATGAGCATGGAGAAGGACACGTGTCCAGGGTTTATATCGGACGGTGAAGATAGGGTGGTGTGGACAAACAAAGCGTATAGGCAGATGGCAGGAGGAGATGATATCACGGTGGTGCTTGTACGGAAGGATAAACGAACGCTTACGTATCCAGCTTTCACTTGCAAAGTTAGGGTGCAGCAAACGCCGTCACCCACGTTAACACTGCCGTGTGATGTTTGGAGGATGGGGCGCGGTGCGTGCGCATGGCGGTTGGACGTTAAAGCGGCCTTGAGTTTGGGCCGGTAA